A window from Nitrospira sp. ND1 encodes these proteins:
- the ftsW gene encoding putative lipid II flippase FtsW, translating into MLPWSTSTQRATKRVPVDPALLAVTLILALVGVVMVFSASAVVAGNRFHDPWYFLKRQLAWLGAGLLVMHLISKIDYTIWKKLAIPLLFGTTVLLMLVLVPSFGSVAKGARRWLHLGPLNIQPAELAKYAVAIYIAAYLTKKQDQITNFSRGLLPPLIVLGLLSGLVLLEPDLGTVVVMGLVVVAMLFLAGARIKHLGLLALCALPTVAALILGSPYRRRRVIEYLYGAKDPTGSGYQIHQSFLAFGSGGPFGVGLGEGKQKLFFLPEAHTDFVLALVGEELGLMGTVTIVLLFGLFVIKGFQIARRARNPFGRHLAMGITLLVGMQALVNAGVVTGLLPTKGLTLPFVSYGGSSLMANLFGVGILLSISRDRQGGQDSSGPRVVRKRGVVTE; encoded by the coding sequence ATGTTGCCCTGGTCGACCTCGACCCAGCGGGCGACCAAACGCGTGCCGGTCGATCCGGCCCTGCTGGCCGTGACGCTCATTCTTGCCCTGGTGGGAGTGGTCATGGTGTTCAGTGCCAGCGCGGTGGTCGCGGGGAATCGGTTTCACGACCCCTGGTACTTCCTGAAGCGCCAGTTGGCCTGGTTGGGCGCCGGCCTCTTGGTGATGCATCTCATTTCGAAGATCGACTACACCATATGGAAAAAGTTAGCGATTCCGCTGCTGTTCGGGACGACGGTGCTGCTGATGTTGGTGCTCGTTCCGTCGTTCGGCAGCGTGGCCAAGGGGGCGCGGCGATGGCTGCACCTCGGTCCGCTCAACATTCAGCCGGCCGAGCTGGCGAAGTACGCGGTGGCCATATACATCGCGGCCTACCTGACCAAGAAGCAGGATCAGATCACCAATTTTTCTCGAGGCCTCTTACCGCCGCTGATCGTGTTGGGGTTGCTGAGCGGCTTGGTTTTGCTGGAGCCCGATCTGGGAACGGTCGTGGTGATGGGCCTGGTGGTCGTGGCGATGCTGTTCCTGGCAGGGGCGCGAATCAAACACCTGGGCCTCCTGGCGCTCTGTGCGCTGCCGACGGTGGCGGCCTTGATTCTGGGGTCTCCTTATCGGCGTCGACGAGTGATCGAATATCTGTACGGGGCCAAAGATCCGACCGGTTCCGGATATCAAATCCATCAATCCTTTCTGGCGTTCGGCAGCGGCGGCCCGTTCGGTGTGGGGCTGGGCGAAGGGAAGCAGAAGTTGTTTTTCTTGCCGGAAGCGCATACCGACTTTGTGCTGGCCCTGGTCGGCGAAGAATTGGGGCTGATGGGCACCGTGACCATCGTGCTGCTGTTCGGTCTGTTCGTCATCAAGGGCTTTCAGATCGCGAGGCGGGCTCGCAACCCGTTCGGTCGGCACCTGGCAATGGGCATCACGCTCCTCGTCGGCATGCAGGCCTTGGTCAATGCCGGAGTGGTCACCGGACTGCTTCCGACCAAAGGCTTGACCCTGCCCTTTGTCAGCTACGGCGGCTCCTCATTGATGGCCAATTTGTTCGGCGTGGGGATTCTGTTGAGCATTTCACGCGACCGGCAGGGCGGGCAGGACAGCAGTGGGCCGCGGGTGGTGCGCAAGCGCGGGGTGGTGACGGAATGA
- the murF gene encoding UDP-N-acetylmuramoyl-tripeptide--D-alanyl-D-alanine ligase, which translates to MREHGNRGVMALFTVEEICEVLSVRPPAGVTPQDLKQRIRRVVTDSRLVRKGDLFIAFQGERFDAHTFVPKVLAQGAVCAIVQEDYRLPPAPKRTGVPMLLGVRDTLESYQRLATHYRNRFPIPVIAITGSNGKTTTKEMVAQVVAQRWKTLKTEGNLNNRIGVPQTLFQLAPRHQAAVIEMGVDQQGQTARLCEIARPTIGVITNIGPDHLEFFGSMEGSAQAKAELLDHLPQDGAVVLNADDEYFDYLAARAQCRVVAFGVSPKAAIRAVNIRVDEKGGTVFGLVVPGKSRQTEIRIRTQGQHNVSNALAAAAVGYALGLSGTAIAEGLAKFRPAAMRSQISMSHGVQVINDCYNANPASMKAAVQLLAELGRGKRSIAALGDMLELGTDSKRMHREVGAFLAAQGIGHLLACGVLGRELAEGARQAGMASDSITELPDAAAAAVALARMVRQGDVVLVKASRGMRMEQVVDALTGMRRVARKAC; encoded by the coding sequence ATGCGGGAGCATGGGAATCGCGGTGTGATGGCGCTGTTTACGGTCGAGGAAATCTGTGAGGTCTTGAGTGTCAGACCGCCGGCCGGCGTCACGCCTCAGGACTTGAAACAACGCATTCGTCGTGTGGTGACTGATTCGCGGTTGGTGCGCAAAGGCGATCTCTTCATCGCATTTCAGGGCGAGCGGTTTGACGCGCATACCTTCGTGCCGAAGGTGTTGGCCCAGGGGGCGGTCTGTGCCATCGTGCAGGAGGACTATCGCCTGCCGCCGGCGCCGAAACGTACCGGCGTACCCATGCTGCTCGGGGTGAGAGATACGCTGGAGTCCTATCAACGGCTGGCCACGCATTATCGAAACCGGTTTCCCATTCCGGTCATTGCCATCACGGGGAGCAACGGCAAGACGACGACGAAGGAAATGGTCGCCCAGGTGGTTGCACAGCGCTGGAAAACGCTCAAGACCGAGGGCAACCTCAATAATCGGATCGGAGTCCCGCAGACTCTGTTTCAGTTGGCGCCGCGCCATCAGGCCGCCGTCATTGAAATGGGGGTGGATCAGCAGGGGCAGACCGCCCGGCTGTGTGAAATCGCGAGACCGACGATTGGCGTGATTACCAACATCGGCCCGGACCATTTGGAGTTTTTCGGCAGTATGGAAGGGTCTGCGCAGGCCAAGGCCGAGTTGCTCGACCATTTGCCGCAGGACGGGGCGGTGGTGTTGAACGCCGATGATGAATATTTCGATTATCTCGCGGCCCGGGCGCAGTGCCGGGTCGTGGCGTTCGGGGTGTCTCCCAAGGCAGCAATCCGCGCCGTCAATATTCGGGTCGATGAAAAGGGTGGAACGGTGTTCGGCCTGGTGGTGCCGGGAAAGAGTCGTCAGACTGAAATTCGCATCCGGACGCAGGGGCAACACAATGTGAGCAATGCCCTCGCCGCGGCTGCGGTCGGGTATGCGTTGGGCTTATCGGGAACGGCCATTGCCGAAGGTTTGGCCAAATTTCGGCCGGCCGCGATGCGATCGCAGATCAGCATGTCCCATGGGGTGCAGGTGATTAACGATTGCTACAACGCCAATCCGGCCTCGATGAAAGCGGCCGTTCAACTGCTGGCGGAGCTCGGTCGGGGAAAACGGTCGATTGCGGCGCTGGGCGACATGCTGGAGCTGGGCACGGACAGCAAGCGGATGCACCGGGAGGTCGGAGCGTTTCTGGCCGCGCAAGGAATCGGACATCTGCTCGCCTGTGGTGTATTGGGACGAGAATTGGCCGAAGGAGCCCGGCAGGCCGGGATGGCGTCCGATAGCATCACGGAGTTGCCCGATGCGGCGGCGGCAGCCGTTGCCCTGGCACGGATGGTTCGGCAAGGCGACGTGGTGCTGGTCAAGGCCTCGCGCGGGATGCGTATGGAGCAAGTGGTGGACGCCCTGACGGGAATGCGCCGGGTCGCGCGAAAGGCCTGCTAG
- the mraY gene encoding phospho-N-acetylmuramoyl-pentapeptide-transferase — MLYNWLYPLHTQFSFLNVFRYQSFRIIYAAVTAFLIAFVMAPWVIRKLQEIKLGQQIRDDGPKRHLAKSGTPTMGGILIIFAVVLSTLLWADMTNRYVWLVVVATVGFGAIGFADDYLKFIKRQSKGLSAAQKFTCQILVALTIGVFLYTLPSYTTKLSVPFFKFFTPDLGWFYIVFVILVIVGSSNAVNLTDGLDGLAIGPVMIASLAYTIVAYVTGNRVMAEYLLIPYIEGAGEIAIFTGAILGSSLGFLWFNTYPASVFMGDVGSLPLGAALGTVAVISKHELLLLLVGGVFVIEALSVILQVGSYKLRGKRIFNMAPIHHHFEMKGWDEPKVVVRLWIIAILLALLSLSTLKLR; from the coding sequence ATGTTATACAACTGGCTATACCCCCTTCACACACAGTTTTCATTCCTGAACGTTTTTCGGTACCAGAGCTTCCGGATTATCTATGCGGCGGTCACGGCGTTTTTGATCGCGTTTGTGATGGCCCCCTGGGTCATCCGAAAATTGCAGGAGATCAAGCTCGGCCAGCAGATTCGCGACGATGGACCGAAGCGGCATTTGGCCAAAAGCGGCACGCCGACCATGGGTGGGATACTCATTATCTTTGCGGTAGTGTTGTCCACGTTGCTGTGGGCCGACATGACCAACCGGTACGTGTGGCTGGTCGTGGTGGCGACGGTGGGCTTCGGCGCGATCGGGTTTGCGGATGACTATCTCAAGTTCATCAAGCGCCAATCGAAAGGCCTCTCGGCGGCACAAAAATTCACCTGCCAGATTCTGGTCGCGCTGACCATCGGCGTCTTTCTCTACACGTTGCCCAGCTATACGACGAAACTCAGCGTGCCGTTCTTTAAATTTTTCACGCCGGACCTCGGCTGGTTCTACATTGTGTTCGTCATTCTTGTCATTGTCGGCAGCTCCAACGCCGTCAATTTGACGGACGGGCTCGATGGGCTGGCGATCGGTCCGGTCATGATCGCCTCGCTGGCGTATACGATCGTGGCCTATGTGACCGGGAACCGTGTGATGGCCGAATATTTGCTTATCCCCTACATCGAAGGCGCGGGAGAAATCGCCATCTTCACCGGAGCCATTTTGGGATCCAGTCTGGGCTTTTTGTGGTTCAACACCTATCCGGCCTCCGTCTTCATGGGCGACGTGGGCTCGCTCCCGTTGGGGGCAGCCCTCGGTACTGTGGCCGTGATCAGCAAGCACGAACTGCTGTTGCTCCTGGTCGGCGGCGTATTCGTCATCGAAGCGTTGTCGGTCATCCTGCAGGTGGGATCCTATAAGCTCCGGGGGAAACGCATCTTCAATATGGCGCCCATTCACCATCACTTCGAGATGAAGGGGTGGGACGAGCCGAAGGTCGTGGTGCGTCTGTGGATCATTGCCATTTTGCTGGCGTTGCTCAGCTTGAGCACGCTCAAATTACGGTAG
- a CDS encoding UDP-N-acetylmuramoyl-L-alanyl-D-glutamate--2,6-diaminopimelate ligase: protein MTLDELISPIHGRLGVLERNGDQRVTIADLTDDSRKVGPGSLFVAVQGERVDGHQFLDPVVAAGAAAVVVQRSGDVGAIPCIRVQDSRAALGVLGSRFYGDPSAALRMIGVTGTNGKTTTTYVVKTMLEAAQRQVGLIGTVAYLVGKESIPASHTTPGALELQKLFARMRDARLDTVVMEVSSHALALDRTAGSEFDVAVFTNLTQDHLDFHLDMERYFQAKLKLFVELGRTGAVKQRKRAIINVDDPWGARIQAASTVPVWTYGLHREADIYPEGVRLSPAGTSFTLRSPVGTCPIKSRLVGEHNVSNLLAAIGVVLHEGLTLEQVRSAVETVTNVPGRFELVEAGQNFSVVVDYAHTEDALVRLLTAAQALRTGRIITVFGCGGDRDRTKRPKMGRAAVQYSDVVILTSDNPRTEDPAAILREVEVGVKEALADRGHVRYRMVADRREAIEAAIREAKTGDMVLIAGKGHEDYQIVGTTKHHFDDREVARDAIGALRSGA from the coding sequence ATGACACTCGATGAATTGATCAGTCCGATTCATGGGCGTCTCGGAGTGCTGGAACGGAACGGAGACCAGCGCGTGACCATTGCCGACTTGACTGACGATTCGCGGAAGGTGGGACCCGGGTCCCTCTTCGTGGCTGTACAGGGAGAGCGCGTCGATGGCCATCAGTTTCTCGACCCTGTGGTCGCGGCGGGGGCGGCGGCCGTCGTGGTGCAGCGAAGCGGCGACGTCGGTGCGATTCCTTGCATTCGCGTGCAGGACTCGCGCGCGGCATTGGGGGTCCTCGGCAGCCGGTTCTATGGCGATCCGTCAGCTGCGTTGAGGATGATCGGAGTCACGGGCACCAATGGGAAGACCACGACGACCTATGTCGTCAAAACCATGTTGGAAGCAGCGCAGCGCCAGGTCGGACTGATCGGGACGGTCGCCTATCTCGTCGGGAAGGAATCGATTCCAGCTTCGCATACGACGCCTGGCGCGTTGGAGTTGCAGAAATTATTTGCACGAATGCGCGATGCGAGGTTGGATACGGTGGTGATGGAGGTCTCGTCGCATGCGTTAGCTTTGGATCGGACTGCCGGATCCGAGTTCGATGTCGCCGTCTTTACGAATCTCACGCAGGACCACCTCGACTTTCATCTCGACATGGAACGGTATTTCCAGGCGAAGCTGAAACTCTTCGTCGAGTTAGGAAGGACGGGCGCGGTGAAGCAGCGGAAGCGGGCGATCATCAATGTGGATGATCCATGGGGCGCGCGAATTCAAGCGGCCTCCACCGTTCCCGTTTGGACCTACGGCCTTCACCGGGAAGCGGATATTTACCCCGAAGGCGTGAGGCTTTCGCCGGCCGGCACCAGTTTTACGTTGCGCAGTCCCGTCGGGACCTGCCCGATCAAGAGCCGTCTGGTCGGAGAGCATAATGTGTCGAACCTCCTGGCTGCCATCGGAGTGGTGTTGCATGAAGGGCTGACGCTGGAGCAGGTACGGTCCGCTGTCGAGACGGTCACGAACGTGCCGGGGCGGTTCGAATTGGTCGAGGCCGGTCAGAACTTTTCCGTGGTGGTGGACTATGCGCATACCGAAGACGCGCTGGTTCGGTTGTTGACCGCAGCCCAGGCGCTTCGCACGGGGCGCATCATCACTGTCTTCGGGTGTGGCGGGGACCGTGACCGGACCAAACGCCCCAAAATGGGACGTGCAGCTGTGCAGTATAGTGATGTGGTGATTTTGACATCGGATAACCCGCGTACCGAAGATCCTGCTGCGATCCTGCGCGAGGTCGAGGTCGGGGTCAAGGAGGCGCTGGCGGACCGGGGTCATGTTCGCTATCGCATGGTTGCAGACCGTCGGGAGGCCATCGAGGCGGCCATTCGTGAGGCGAAGACCGGGGACATGGTGCTGATCGCGGGGAAAGGTCACGAAGATTATCAGATCGTGGGAACCACGAAACATCACTTCGACGATCGGGAAGTGGCGCGCGACGCGATCGGCGCGCTCCGATCCGGAGCCTGA
- the murC gene encoding UDP-N-acetylmuramate--L-alanine ligase — MFRKTQHIHLVGIGGSGMSGIAEVLLTLGYKVSGSDLSQSETTRRLEELGGRIAIGHHESNIGDAQVVVISSAVAATNPEVVAAKARQIPVIPRAEMLAELMRLKFGVAIAGAHGKTTTTSMVANVLAQGGLDPTMVIGGKVNALGSHARLGRGDLLIAEADESDGSFLRLAPTIAAVTNIDREHLDHYGTMEKLNDSFLEFVNKVPFYGLAVLSSDDERLRNLLPRVVKRYQTYGLHEHPGHVPDFRATDISLRQWGSEFRVFFRGRNLGPFRLSIPGIHNVSNSLVAIAIGMELDIPVDLIRKGLAAFSGVERRFHLRGEKAGIMVVDDYGHHPTEVRATIAAAKQGWDRRVVVLFQPHRYSRSRDLMQEFSHAFDQADALFMTEIYAAGEQPIPGVSGAKLVEAVQAAGHPSATFVERKDTLAEQVLPTLKSGDLVITLGAGDIWKTGLAILERLPA, encoded by the coding sequence ATGTTCAGAAAGACACAACATATTCATTTAGTGGGCATCGGTGGATCCGGGATGAGCGGCATCGCTGAGGTGTTGTTGACGCTCGGGTATAAGGTCAGCGGCTCGGACCTCAGTCAGTCGGAAACGACGCGCCGGCTTGAGGAACTAGGGGGGCGCATCGCGATCGGCCACCATGAGTCCAATATCGGTGACGCGCAGGTGGTCGTAATCTCTTCCGCGGTGGCGGCGACCAACCCTGAAGTGGTGGCGGCGAAAGCGCGGCAGATCCCGGTCATCCCGCGTGCGGAGATGCTGGCGGAGCTGATGCGACTCAAGTTCGGCGTGGCGATCGCCGGCGCTCATGGAAAGACGACGACGACCTCGATGGTGGCCAATGTCCTCGCACAGGGCGGATTGGACCCCACCATGGTGATCGGCGGAAAGGTGAATGCCCTTGGGAGCCATGCACGGCTGGGGCGCGGTGATCTACTCATTGCGGAAGCGGATGAAAGTGACGGGTCGTTTCTGCGCCTCGCACCGACCATTGCCGCCGTCACCAATATCGACCGTGAGCACCTGGACCACTACGGGACCATGGAGAAGCTGAACGACAGTTTTCTGGAATTCGTGAACAAGGTGCCGTTCTACGGCCTGGCCGTGTTGTCCTCCGACGATGAACGGTTACGAAATCTACTGCCGCGCGTAGTGAAGCGCTATCAGACCTACGGTCTGCACGAACACCCCGGCCATGTTCCCGACTTTCGCGCCACCGATATCAGCCTGCGGCAATGGGGGTCTGAGTTCCGGGTGTTCTTCCGCGGACGCAACCTCGGTCCGTTCCGGTTGTCCATTCCCGGCATTCACAATGTGTCGAATTCCTTGGTGGCGATTGCCATCGGCATGGAGTTGGATATTCCGGTCGATCTGATCCGGAAAGGCCTCGCGGCGTTCAGCGGGGTGGAGCGGCGTTTCCATCTGCGCGGAGAGAAGGCCGGCATCATGGTGGTGGACGACTATGGGCATCATCCGACCGAGGTGCGGGCCACGATCGCCGCCGCGAAGCAAGGGTGGGATCGACGCGTCGTCGTGCTGTTCCAGCCGCATCGCTACAGCCGTTCTCGCGATTTGATGCAGGAATTTTCCCATGCGTTCGACCAGGCGGATGCGCTCTTCATGACGGAAATTTATGCGGCGGGTGAACAGCCCATTCCCGGCGTGTCCGGCGCGAAGCTGGTGGAGGCGGTGCAGGCGGCCGGGCATCCTTCGGCCACTTTCGTGGAGCGCAAGGACACCCTGGCGGAGCAGGTGCTGCCGACCCTGAAATCCGGGGATCTTGTGATTACCCTTGGCGCAGGGGATATCTGGAAAACGGGATTGGCGATTCTTGAGCGATTGCCGGCTTAG
- the murG gene encoding undecaprenyldiphospho-muramoylpentapeptide beta-N-acetylglucosaminyltransferase gives MNVVIAAGGTGGHLYPAIAVAREFLKRDPSTRILFVGTTRGIERKVLAHEGFPLQCIDANPLMGKSLLEILKALITLPKSLWQSLGILKKQSADLVFGVGGYTSPAMLLAAFLRRIPGVILEPNAYPGMANKAVAPFVQRVFLAFESTVTFFDRCKTSVVGTPVRQAFVESAAPDAGQAEARTARHLLIFGGSQGAKAINSAVIEALPLLRSMKGQLTITHQTGEADHARVVAAYEQAGMPAQVVSFLYDMPTVLRGADLVVARAGAMTIAELTVCGKAAILIPLPTAIYNHQLRNAEVMAKAGGAVLLPQAELTGPGLAQTVTQILKEPHRLQTMSEQSWNMRRSDAAETIVRECYDVIRRRHEASDSARAL, from the coding sequence ATGAATGTGGTGATTGCGGCAGGCGGAACGGGGGGCCATCTGTATCCGGCCATTGCCGTCGCGCGCGAGTTTTTGAAGCGCGATCCATCCACCCGGATTCTGTTTGTCGGCACGACGCGTGGAATCGAACGCAAAGTGCTGGCCCACGAAGGTTTTCCCTTGCAGTGCATCGATGCCAATCCTTTGATGGGCAAGAGTCTGCTGGAGATCCTGAAGGCCCTGATCACCCTGCCAAAAAGTTTATGGCAATCACTGGGGATCCTCAAGAAGCAGAGTGCCGATCTCGTGTTCGGCGTCGGCGGGTACACCAGTCCGGCGATGCTCTTGGCGGCGTTTCTACGGCGGATCCCCGGTGTGATTCTCGAGCCGAACGCCTATCCCGGCATGGCGAACAAGGCGGTTGCGCCGTTCGTGCAGCGGGTGTTCCTGGCCTTCGAATCGACGGTGACATTTTTCGATCGATGCAAGACCAGCGTAGTGGGGACACCAGTTCGGCAGGCGTTTGTGGAATCTGCCGCTCCGGATGCGGGGCAAGCGGAGGCACGCACCGCTCGACACCTGTTGATCTTCGGCGGCAGTCAGGGTGCGAAGGCCATCAACTCGGCGGTGATCGAGGCCTTGCCGTTGCTTCGCTCCATGAAGGGCCAGCTCACCATCACCCATCAAACGGGTGAGGCGGATCACGCCAGAGTCGTGGCCGCGTATGAACAGGCTGGAATGCCCGCGCAGGTGGTGTCCTTTCTTTACGACATGCCCACGGTGCTGCGAGGCGCCGATCTTGTGGTCGCGAGGGCCGGAGCCATGACGATTGCCGAGCTCACCGTCTGCGGAAAGGCGGCGATTCTGATTCCGCTGCCGACGGCGATCTACAACCATCAACTGCGGAATGCCGAGGTCATGGCCAAGGCGGGCGGCGCAGTGCTCCTGCCGCAAGCGGAATTGACCGGGCCCGGACTGGCGCAAACCGTCACGCAGATTTTGAAGGAGCCGCATCGGCTTCAGACCATGAGTGAACAGAGTTGGAATATGCGGCGTAGTGATGCGGCAGAAACCATCGTTCGTGAGTGTTACGACGTCATAAGGAGGCGCCATGAGGCCAGCGACAGCGCTCGCGCCCTATGA
- the murB gene encoding UDP-N-acetylmuramate dehydrogenase yields MSRVAGKDHAARTRKDWARILEGVRGTITYEASLQAYTSFHIGGPAEVLVEPADVEDLCRVVAQARAEHIPVFVVGGTNLLVRDGGIRGIVVSLRQFKAIRQEPDHVLYAEGGVGMPTLIGYAIRRSLAGLEWGVGIPGTVAGCVVMNAGTRLGEMKESVKAVRMVDPRGRVVDIPAADIPFSYRRAHLPRGIVAGVWVQLRPGDHDRIEKTVKEYLQYRKNTQPLTLPSAGCVFKNPPQDSAGRLVDAAGLKGARIGDAQVSEKHANFMVNVGHARAADVLALIRKVRAAVKKVSGVKLELELKVVGEA; encoded by the coding sequence GTGTCACGTGTGGCGGGCAAAGATCATGCGGCAAGAACCAGGAAAGACTGGGCGCGTATTCTTGAAGGGGTTCGTGGAACAATCACGTACGAGGCCTCGCTGCAGGCCTATACTTCATTCCACATCGGTGGCCCGGCGGAAGTGCTGGTGGAGCCGGCCGATGTGGAGGACCTTTGCCGGGTGGTGGCACAGGCTCGTGCGGAACACATTCCGGTCTTTGTGGTGGGGGGGACCAATCTGCTCGTTCGTGACGGGGGCATCCGCGGGATCGTGGTTAGCCTGCGGCAATTCAAAGCCATCCGCCAGGAACCGGACCACGTGCTCTATGCAGAAGGGGGCGTGGGCATGCCGACGTTGATTGGATATGCCATTCGACGGTCGCTCGCCGGCTTGGAATGGGGCGTTGGGATTCCCGGGACCGTGGCGGGGTGCGTCGTGATGAATGCAGGCACGCGCTTGGGCGAAATGAAGGAGTCCGTCAAGGCCGTCCGGATGGTGGATCCTCGCGGCCGGGTGGTGGATATTCCCGCCGCGGATATTCCGTTCAGTTATCGACGGGCGCATCTGCCGCGCGGCATCGTGGCGGGAGTCTGGGTGCAGTTGAGGCCCGGCGATCACGACCGGATTGAAAAGACAGTGAAGGAGTATCTTCAGTATCGCAAGAATACTCAGCCGCTCACGTTGCCGAGTGCCGGGTGTGTGTTTAAGAACCCTCCGCAGGACTCCGCAGGCCGCCTGGTGGACGCGGCGGGCCTGAAGGGGGCCCGCATCGGAGATGCGCAGGTTTCGGAAAAACACGCGAACTTCATGGTGAACGTGGGTCATGCGCGCGCGGCCGATGTGCTGGCGTTGATCAGGAAGGTTCGGGCGGCCGTGAAAAAAGTGTCCGGCGTGAAGCTGGAATTGGAACTGAAGGTGGTCGGTGAGGCCTGA
- the murD gene encoding UDP-N-acetylmuramoyl-L-alanine--D-glutamate ligase → MNVKDLQVTVVGLARSGVGAARLLNHLGARVTLADRKEAQELTVILSQVDRSSIAVKVGAQYESALEGADLVVISPGVPTQLDALNRVRARGVRVIGELELASRFLTAPVVAVTGTNGKSTTVTLIGKFLQESGKRAFVGGNLGIAASEAALSSVQAKAGTVVPYEYVVLEVSSFQLETTEQFHPWIAAILNVTLDHMDRYASVDDYVAAKANIFANQTAGDYSLFNLDDARVAALRGRTKGTVLGFSRSGATVSGVAGATVLDGDLIVTTVRGRREEICRRSDMRLIGLHNVENVMAAVTYALLCGCSIEAIRAVLRSFPGLEHALEVVRERRGVRFVNDSKGTNVDAVLKALEGIDQPIWLIAGGRDKGGDFSRLEGAIRERVKGLILIGEAAGRIQDAMGDFDRCRPAATLRDAVELAAREAQPGEVVLLSPACASFDMFADYQDRGRQFKALVQGLPA, encoded by the coding sequence GTGAACGTAAAAGATCTCCAAGTCACGGTTGTCGGACTAGCCCGAAGCGGAGTGGGCGCGGCACGCCTGTTGAACCATCTCGGGGCCCGAGTCACCCTGGCCGACCGGAAGGAGGCGCAGGAACTGACCGTCATCCTGTCGCAGGTGGACCGGTCGAGTATCGCGGTGAAGGTGGGGGCGCAGTACGAGTCCGCACTCGAAGGGGCTGATCTTGTCGTGATCAGCCCGGGTGTGCCGACTCAACTGGATGCGCTCAATCGGGTGAGGGCCCGCGGGGTCCGGGTCATCGGGGAGCTGGAATTGGCGTCCCGCTTTTTGACGGCGCCGGTGGTGGCCGTGACCGGGACCAACGGGAAGAGCACGACGGTGACGCTGATCGGCAAATTTCTACAGGAGAGCGGAAAGCGCGCCTTCGTCGGCGGGAATCTCGGGATAGCGGCCAGCGAGGCGGCCTTGTCTTCTGTGCAGGCGAAGGCGGGGACGGTCGTACCCTATGAGTATGTGGTGCTGGAAGTCTCCAGTTTCCAACTTGAGACGACTGAGCAGTTCCATCCCTGGATTGCTGCGATTTTGAATGTGACCTTGGACCATATGGACCGCTATGCCTCGGTGGATGACTATGTGGCGGCGAAGGCGAACATCTTCGCCAACCAAACGGCCGGCGACTATTCGCTGTTCAATCTCGATGATGCGCGCGTGGCTGCGCTTCGCGGGCGTACCAAGGGCACCGTCCTGGGCTTCAGCCGCAGCGGTGCCACGGTGTCGGGGGTGGCGGGAGCGACGGTGTTGGACGGCGATCTGATCGTGACGACGGTTCGGGGGCGGCGGGAGGAAATCTGTCGCCGGAGCGACATGCGGCTGATCGGCCTCCATAACGTCGAAAATGTGATGGCGGCGGTGACGTATGCGCTGCTCTGTGGCTGTTCAATCGAGGCCATTCGTGCCGTGCTGCGATCCTTCCCCGGGCTGGAACATGCCCTGGAGGTGGTGCGCGAGCGTCGCGGGGTTCGCTTCGTGAACGACTCCAAAGGCACCAATGTCGATGCGGTGTTGAAGGCGCTCGAAGGAATCGACCAGCCGATCTGGTTGATCGCCGGCGGCCGCGACAAGGGCGGTGACTTTTCCCGCCTCGAAGGGGCAATACGGGAACGGGTGAAAGGGCTGATTCTGATCGGAGAGGCAGCCGGCCGTATTCAGGATGCGATGGGAGATTTTGACCGGTGTCGTCCTGCAGCGACCCTCCGCGACGCCGTGGAGCTTGCTGCTCGCGAGGCGCAGCCCGGTGAGGTGGTCTTACTCTCGCCGGCCTGCGCCAGTTTCGACATGTTCGCGGATTATCAAGACCGGGGCCGGCAGTTTAAGGCCCTGGTACAAGGGCTGCCGGCGTAA